In Desulfotignum phosphitoxidans DSM 13687, a single window of DNA contains:
- a CDS encoding aldo/keto reductase: MFGDQKKFTRRDFLKKTAAAGFGSALLPLTNVPGADASSKASSAGIVPTRPFGKTGVDVSILSLGGVLDSNDLLIFRQALKSGVTYWDTADSYGWGKNEKAIGKYFTKFPGDREKVFLVTKAATSDPEELSEKLDRSLQRMNTSYVDMYFIHYVKNVKNELTGDVKTWAEKAKSQGKIKFFGFSTHKNMENSMQDAARLGWVDGIMMSYNYRLMVKDEMKKAVDTCVRAGIGLTAMKTQAVFTANFYASIGSETDDALNMTDNFLKKGYTAEQAKLRVVWENPHIASICSAMPNMAILKENIAAALNKTNLSDNDKKRLETYAHRTASGYCAGCADICENAVDPQLPICDILRYSMYLHGYGDQITAARLFRDLPADVKTNILKADYAEAEKWCPHNIQIGRILKEAIAELA; the protein is encoded by the coding sequence ATGTTCGGTGATCAAAAGAAATTCACTAGAAGAGATTTTCTTAAAAAAACGGCTGCAGCAGGGTTCGGATCCGCCCTGCTGCCTTTAACCAACGTGCCAGGGGCAGATGCATCATCTAAAGCATCTTCAGCCGGTATTGTGCCCACAAGACCCTTTGGAAAAACAGGCGTGGATGTCTCTATCCTCTCTTTGGGCGGAGTACTTGACAGCAACGATCTTTTAATTTTCAGGCAGGCGTTAAAAAGCGGTGTAACGTATTGGGACACTGCTGATTCATACGGATGGGGAAAAAATGAAAAAGCCATAGGCAAATATTTTACCAAATTCCCAGGAGACCGGGAAAAGGTGTTTTTGGTCACGAAAGCTGCGACATCAGACCCGGAAGAACTCAGTGAAAAATTAGATCGCTCTCTTCAAAGAATGAATACCTCATATGTGGATATGTATTTCATTCACTATGTCAAAAACGTAAAAAATGAATTGACCGGTGACGTGAAAACCTGGGCTGAGAAAGCCAAATCTCAAGGGAAGATCAAATTCTTCGGATTCAGTACCCATAAGAATATGGAAAATAGTATGCAGGATGCAGCCAGGCTTGGCTGGGTCGATGGTATCATGATGAGTTATAATTACCGGCTCATGGTAAAAGACGAAATGAAAAAAGCCGTAGATACCTGCGTTCGGGCAGGTATCGGGTTGACCGCAATGAAAACCCAGGCTGTTTTTACGGCAAACTTCTATGCGTCCATCGGGTCTGAAACCGATGATGCCCTGAACATGACTGATAACTTTTTAAAAAAGGGATATACCGCTGAACAGGCCAAACTTAGAGTTGTCTGGGAAAATCCCCATATCGCAAGCATCTGTTCGGCAATGCCCAATATGGCCATTTTAAAAGAAAATATTGCGGCGGCCCTGAATAAAACCAACTTGTCCGATAATGATAAAAAGCGTCTGGAAACTTATGCCCACAGGACGGCTTCCGGATATTGTGCAGGGTGTGCCGACATCTGTGAGAATGCAGTTGATCCACAGTTACCGATCTGTGATATATTGCGTTATTCAATGTATCTTCACGGTTACGGAGATCAAATAACCGCCGCAAGGCTGTTCAGGGATCTGCCTGCGGATGTGAAGACCAACATCTTAAAAGCGGACTATGCCGAGGCTGAGAAATGGTGTCCCCACAATATTCAAATCGGCAGAATTTTAAAAGAGGCCATTGCTGAACTGGCTTAA
- a CDS encoding SPL family radical SAM protein, translated as MSFNRLEQINGFHKLPPDNRKWLQTIAGIHGFSFQQQRLLVEYSQDLYCWDMGGLDQFYRPDIIGNTAGKQAAAKIFSQLKSGYEALKHGPKQYENGPAVSTAEQPFPRERMVKTSLQGAIMGFCPVASEKTRCCNLKTLDAVQQCGFGCSYCSIQSFYHNSQVRFIRDLDRHLAGLDLDPDTPMHIGTGQSSDSLMWGNRFGLLDTLTRFAENHPGVVLEMKSKSSRIDYFLTHPPPFNMVFTWSLNTPEVITAEEKGTASLEQRIQSARRLADAGIPVGFHFHPMVWYDGWEAGYRAIVSRLTDTFSPDEVVMVSIGTLTFIKPVIRRIRERMARTRILQMPMTDCAGKLSYPFEIKKALFSTLFQAFPDNWKSSVFFYMCMEDVKLWEPVFGRSYPSNDAFEQDMIQAYLKKIHAIRHNPPAV; from the coding sequence ATGTCTTTCAACCGGCTTGAACAGATCAACGGGTTTCACAAACTGCCCCCGGACAACCGGAAATGGCTGCAGACGATTGCGGGAATCCATGGATTTTCCTTTCAGCAGCAGCGGCTTCTTGTGGAATACAGCCAGGACCTGTACTGCTGGGACATGGGCGGACTTGACCAGTTCTACCGGCCGGACATTATTGGAAATACGGCTGGAAAACAGGCGGCCGCAAAGATATTTAGCCAGCTCAAATCCGGATATGAGGCCCTGAAACACGGCCCGAAACAGTATGAAAACGGGCCGGCGGTTTCAACGGCAGAGCAGCCGTTTCCCCGGGAACGAATGGTGAAAACATCGCTTCAGGGGGCGATCATGGGCTTCTGTCCCGTGGCTTCAGAAAAGACCCGCTGCTGCAACCTGAAAACCCTGGATGCGGTCCAGCAGTGCGGATTCGGCTGCAGCTACTGTTCTATCCAGTCTTTTTATCACAACAGCCAGGTGCGGTTTATCCGTGATCTGGACCGCCACCTGGCAGGCCTGGACCTGGATCCGGATACGCCGATGCACATCGGGACGGGTCAGTCCTCCGATTCTCTGATGTGGGGAAACCGGTTCGGCCTCCTGGACACCCTGACCCGGTTTGCTGAAAACCATCCCGGCGTGGTCCTTGAAATGAAATCCAAAAGCAGCCGGATCGATTATTTTCTGACCCATCCGCCCCCGTTTAACATGGTGTTCACCTGGTCCCTGAACACCCCAGAGGTGATTACGGCCGAAGAAAAGGGAACCGCATCCCTGGAACAGCGCATACAAAGCGCCAGGCGGCTGGCCGATGCCGGAATTCCTGTCGGGTTTCATTTCCACCCCATGGTCTGGTATGACGGGTGGGAAGCCGGATATCGTGCCATTGTCTCCCGGCTGACGGACACATTTTCCCCCGATGAAGTGGTCATGGTCTCCATCGGCACCCTGACATTCATCAAACCGGTCATCCGCCGTATCCGTGAACGCATGGCCCGGACCCGGATCCTTCAGATGCCCATGACAGACTGTGCCGGAAAACTCAGTTACCCATTTGAGATCAAAAAAGCACTGTTTTCCACGCTTTTTCAGGCATTTCCCGACAACTGGAAATCATCGGTGTTTTTTTACATGTGCATGGAGGATGTCAAATTGTGGGAACCGGTATTCGGCCGTTCCTACCCTTCCAATGACGCGTTTGAACAGGACATGATCCAGGCCTACCTCAAAAAAATACATGCCATCCGCCATAACCCGCCGGCCGTCTGA
- a CDS encoding ATP-binding cassette domain-containing protein translates to MILSELVLNGILHLFALQASSHGPDGRGKARKLVATYLTDYLGIVNSDQYLDLFDGFLEFYDASTEPDFLISQTSTICNNLKGHIPRTEQYAVLLRFFELVSHFDADPNDMLPRLARAAGGTFEIDSSVIADMLAFLYHPEDAEKLGHNLLLVQPEAPPPGHGCKWKAFPRFSGRLTILHIEDIQTCFIISHQHAAIALNGIPVPPGSFRLLPAGAILRDDSSSALHYADIAQIFSSGRRDSDLAFTAWHVDFRFPGSDNGLHDFCFNASGGELIGVMGGSGVGKSTLISILNGTMPPQSGQIRINGLDLYTEKSTIEGVIGFVPQDDLLFDELTVYQNLLYSSRLCLANLTENDLDRRIQGILDELNQLETKDLKVGSPLEKTISGGQRKRLNIALELIREPSILFVDEPTSGLSSADSLNVMSLLKEQSNQGKLIIVIIHQPSSDIFKLFDQLWILDKGGRPIYTGNPIDALIYFRSAVWQAGTEECLCPRCGNVNPEQIFDIIEMKALDEKGYATTQRKISPSEWHARYKTSRTAADPAVDNALPAPEKVLHRPGLAGQLGIFFKRNLLTRLANKQYLGVNLLEAPLLAWIIASIARFETADGYLFGDNHNISVYFFMSVIVALFMGLSVSAEEIIRDRKILQRESFLHLSWFSYINAKTLYLALVSGLQTALYVLVGNTILEIPGFYWQTWLVLFSCSLCASMIGLNISAGFKTVVTIYIIIPLLLVPQIILGGRVVTFDDMISQHTPHNRVPLVGNLMPSRWGFEAVVVEQFMNNPYQRPYYDLKRRLSNMDYMTNYYIPELLSRIDFPFLERSDPAHKQAVGQTLELLKNEFNHLSRIEGVSPALPDNAFHPEGFSREIAGQLKSALAELRERCHRERQEADESLRALDTGRRKALTDEGFLDLEKKYLNKSLERLVYNSENLDEYRIAGNSIVRVSDPLFSSQLAPWGGAPFMAGQKRIGSFLVSTFEFNLSVLWLTTCCLYAILYFHLLPRLITRIASVEKAFSRLSLTSRP, encoded by the coding sequence ATGATTCTTTCAGAACTGGTACTCAACGGTATCCTGCACCTGTTTGCCCTGCAGGCATCCAGCCATGGCCCGGATGGACGCGGCAAAGCCCGCAAACTGGTGGCAACCTATCTGACCGACTATCTCGGCATTGTCAACAGTGATCAGTATCTGGATCTTTTCGATGGGTTTCTGGAATTTTATGATGCATCCACGGAACCTGATTTTCTTATCTCCCAGACATCGACCATCTGTAATAACCTGAAAGGGCATATTCCAAGAACAGAACAGTATGCGGTCCTGCTCAGATTCTTTGAACTGGTCAGTCATTTTGACGCAGACCCCAACGACATGTTGCCCCGCCTGGCCCGGGCCGCCGGAGGAACGTTTGAAATCGATTCAAGTGTGATAGCGGACATGTTGGCTTTTTTGTACCACCCGGAAGATGCCGAAAAGCTCGGGCACAACCTGTTATTGGTTCAGCCGGAGGCACCGCCGCCGGGACACGGCTGCAAATGGAAAGCGTTCCCCCGTTTTTCAGGCCGGCTGACCATCCTCCATATTGAAGATATCCAAACCTGTTTCATTATCTCCCATCAGCATGCTGCCATCGCGTTGAACGGTATTCCTGTGCCGCCGGGGTCTTTTCGCCTGCTGCCGGCCGGGGCCATCCTCCGGGATGACAGTTCGTCCGCCCTTCATTATGCCGATATCGCTCAGATATTCAGTTCGGGGCGGCGGGACAGTGATCTGGCCTTTACTGCATGGCATGTTGATTTTCGTTTTCCGGGCAGCGACAACGGCCTTCACGATTTCTGTTTCAATGCCTCCGGGGGCGAGTTGATAGGGGTGATGGGAGGCAGCGGTGTGGGAAAGTCTACATTGATCAGTATTCTCAACGGCACGATGCCACCCCAGTCCGGTCAGATCCGGATCAACGGCTTAGACCTGTACACGGAAAAATCAACCATCGAAGGGGTGATCGGGTTTGTTCCCCAGGATGATCTGCTCTTTGACGAACTCACTGTCTATCAGAATCTGCTCTATTCCAGCCGGCTCTGTCTGGCCAATCTCACAGAAAATGACCTTGACCGGCGGATTCAGGGCATCTTGGATGAACTCAACCAACTGGAAACAAAAGACCTCAAGGTGGGGTCGCCATTGGAAAAAACCATCAGCGGCGGGCAGCGCAAGCGACTGAATATTGCGCTGGAACTGATTCGAGAGCCCTCGATCCTGTTTGTGGACGAACCCACCTCGGGATTGTCTTCCGCTGATTCTCTGAATGTGATGAGTCTGCTCAAGGAACAGAGCAATCAGGGAAAACTGATTATTGTCATCATCCATCAGCCCTCCTCAGACATTTTCAAGCTGTTTGACCAGCTCTGGATACTGGATAAAGGCGGCCGTCCCATCTACACGGGCAATCCCATCGATGCATTGATCTATTTTCGGAGTGCCGTGTGGCAGGCCGGTACGGAAGAATGCCTCTGCCCCCGGTGCGGCAATGTCAACCCGGAACAGATATTTGACATCATAGAGATGAAGGCCCTGGATGAAAAAGGCTATGCCACGACCCAGCGGAAAATATCCCCTTCGGAATGGCATGCCCGCTATAAAACCAGCCGAACGGCGGCAGACCCGGCTGTGGACAATGCCCTGCCCGCCCCTGAAAAAGTGTTGCACCGCCCCGGATTGGCCGGACAACTGGGCATTTTTTTCAAACGGAATCTGCTCACCCGGCTTGCCAACAAGCAATATCTGGGGGTCAACCTGCTGGAAGCCCCTCTTCTGGCATGGATCATTGCATCCATTGCCCGGTTTGAAACAGCGGACGGATATCTGTTCGGAGACAATCACAACATCTCCGTCTACTTTTTCATGAGTGTGATTGTCGCTTTGTTCATGGGGCTTTCCGTCAGTGCTGAAGAGATCATCCGGGATCGGAAAATTCTACAAAGAGAATCGTTCCTCCATTTGAGCTGGTTCAGCTACATCAATGCCAAAACCCTTTATCTGGCCCTGGTTTCCGGCCTGCAGACTGCGCTGTACGTCCTGGTGGGAAACACCATTCTGGAGATACCGGGTTTCTACTGGCAGACATGGCTGGTATTGTTTTCCTGTTCCCTGTGTGCCAGCATGATCGGACTCAACATATCGGCGGGCTTTAAAACCGTGGTCACCATCTATATCATCATTCCGCTTTTACTGGTACCCCAGATCATTCTGGGGGGCAGGGTGGTGACTTTCGATGATATGATCTCCCAGCACACGCCGCATAACCGGGTGCCGCTGGTGGGCAATCTCATGCCGTCACGCTGGGGGTTTGAAGCGGTCGTTGTGGAACAGTTCATGAACAACCCCTATCAGCGGCCGTATTATGACCTCAAGCGCCGTCTGAGCAATATGGATTATATGACCAATTACTATATACCGGAGCTGCTTTCCAGGATCGATTTCCCGTTTCTGGAACGTTCTGACCCAGCGCATAAACAGGCCGTGGGCCAGACCCTGGAATTGCTGAAAAATGAATTTAATCATCTTTCCCGGATTGAGGGGGTTTCTCCGGCACTGCCGGACAATGCATTTCATCCTGAAGGCTTTTCCCGTGAAATTGCCGGTCAATTGAAATCCGCTTTGGCCGAACTGCGCGAACGATGTCACAGGGAACGTCAGGAAGCGGACGAATCTTTGCGTGCCCTGGATACCGGCAGAAGAAAAGCGCTGACGGACGAGGGTTTTCTGGATCTTGAAAAAAAATACCTCAACAAAAGCCTGGAAAGACTGGTATATAACAGCGAGAACCTCGATGAATACCGGATTGCCGGCAACAGTATCGTCAGAGTGTCAGATCCCTTATTCTCATCACAACTGGCTCCATGGGGCGGGGCACCGTTTATGGCCGGCCAGAAACGTATCGGATCGTTTCTGGTTTCCACCTTTGAATTCAATCTGTCGGTATTGTGGCTGACGACATGTTGCCTGTATGCCATCCTTTACTTTCATCTGCTGCCGCGTCTCATCACCCGGATCGCCTCTGTGGAAAAAGCTTTTTCCAGGCTTTCCTTGACAAGCAGGCCGTAA
- a CDS encoding epoxyqueuosine reductase has translation MTGLTKEDIIAKACELGFEDVGFTTADPFDTHLDFLKDRQDEYGWAEATGLKLMEGTDPKTVMARAQTIIVLMEVYFKKRFPRQMEGHFGRCYLDDDRVTKDGLSRRIKAFRSFLLDSGIDSKVPYHLPHRVAAARAGMGTFGKNCLFYSNKVARQGSWVLPIAVVVDRAFDPDMPSVEMGCPDWCRNACITACPTQALKGNGTIDPRKCISFLTYFGQGLTPRELREPMGIYVYGCDRCQNVCPRNAPWLAADLPVNERVAAREKDFRLSSLLNMDESCFTSRIWPHMFYMGPDRLWLWQMNVARAMGNTRDTGYTKDLIRCFKENRDDRVRAMCAWALGRIGGQPSRAALEGFLPGGTAILEEEIRYALGLV, from the coding sequence ATGACCGGCCTGACCAAAGAAGATATTATCGCAAAGGCCTGCGAACTGGGGTTCGAAGATGTGGGGTTTACCACGGCCGATCCCTTTGACACCCATCTGGATTTTCTGAAAGACCGGCAGGATGAATACGGCTGGGCCGAGGCAACCGGGCTGAAGCTCATGGAGGGAACCGATCCGAAAACGGTCATGGCCCGTGCCCAAACCATCATTGTTCTGATGGAGGTCTACTTCAAAAAACGGTTTCCCCGGCAGATGGAGGGACATTTCGGCCGGTGCTACCTGGACGACGACCGGGTGACCAAGGACGGCCTGTCCAGGCGTATCAAGGCATTCCGGTCTTTTCTCTTAGACAGCGGGATTGACTCGAAAGTCCCCTATCACCTGCCCCACCGGGTGGCAGCGGCCCGGGCCGGCATGGGCACCTTTGGAAAAAACTGCCTGTTCTACTCCAATAAAGTGGCCAGGCAGGGGTCCTGGGTTCTGCCCATCGCAGTTGTGGTGGACCGGGCCTTTGACCCGGACATGCCCAGCGTTGAGATGGGGTGTCCGGACTGGTGCCGGAATGCCTGTATCACGGCCTGCCCCACCCAAGCCCTGAAGGGAAACGGCACCATTGATCCGAGAAAATGCATCTCCTTTCTGACCTATTTCGGACAGGGCCTGACCCCCAGGGAGCTTCGGGAGCCCATGGGCATTTACGTCTATGGATGCGACCGGTGCCAGAACGTCTGCCCCAGAAATGCCCCCTGGCTAGCTGCCGATCTGCCCGTCAATGAGCGGGTGGCTGCCAGAGAAAAGGATTTCAGGCTTTCTTCTCTGCTGAATATGGACGAATCCTGTTTTACGTCCAGAATATGGCCCCATATGTTTTACATGGGTCCGGACAGGCTGTGGCTGTGGCAGATGAATGTGGCCCGGGCCATGGGCAATACCCGGGATACGGGGTATACAAAGGATCTGATCCGATGTTTTAAAGAAAACAGAGATGACCGGGTGCGCGCCATGTGTGCCTGGGCTCTGGGACGGATCGGGGGCCAGCCGTCCCGGGCCGCTCTGGAGGGTTTTCTGCCCGGCGGCACGGCTATCCTTGAAGAGGAGATCCGATATGCTCTGGGCCTGGTATAA
- the nadS gene encoding NadS family protein, with amino-acid sequence MKNEDFDMLLSSIKEAGDIKKGKKKPSRIFEIDAPEIKMIRKSLNVSQSEFAMMIGVSVRTLQNWEQGRRKPEGPAKALLHVASKNPKAVIEALHI; translated from the coding sequence ATGAAAAACGAAGATTTTGATATGTTGCTTTCGAGCATAAAAGAAGCTGGTGATATAAAAAAAGGAAAAAAGAAACCAAGTAGAATTTTTGAGATAGATGCTCCAGAAATTAAAATGATTCGAAAATCTTTGAATGTTTCACAATCAGAGTTTGCTATGATGATAGGCGTAAGCGTAAGGACGCTTCAAAATTGGGAGCAGGGCAGGAGAAAGCCAGAAGGGCCTGCAAAGGCCTTGCTACATGTTGCCTCAAAAAATCCTAAGGCTGTAATAGAGGCTCTTCATATTTGA
- a CDS encoding ABC transporter ATP-binding protein, whose product MADMPVFSAHNLGYAYPDGIQALSGVDLDIFSGDRVALVGQNGSGKTTLIKLLSGLLAPSQGTVCFKGRALTRDYLEDSRLGMGVLFQDPDDQLFGHTVMEDVAFGPRNQGKSRKSAALCARHALHQVHLAHLAYKEPHNLSFGQKKRAALAGILAMQPEVLILDEPTANLDPAQEAVFLDLLKDFAGTLICISHDLIFLYELCEKAEVLHQGGIHHKYTLRELVSRRDSLRDHGLDFSFRLTIPASDVPDANGARGHEENGTGPGHTPSCECAGIQETHCIHPPLVCMENYEYVYPDGTFGLQDFSLDIHDGEKTAIVGENGAGKSTLLACLCGLRKGSGDLFFKGTRVTKKQHKNLWRRVGLAFQDCADQLFCASVQEEMMFGLRRLGLSRDECRHRAADALARVGLSGFENRVPLHLSGGERKRLALGCVLAMDPDLLILDEPTAGLDPRGEEQLMAILDTFDKTLLLVSHDLFFIEKLTHRTLVMHQGRIIRDLPTHVFMQDDKLCRFNGRSFSYRRRTATAIRQLQHEHEHRHPHLHIHDHPHRHDRTVHAHPHEHLHDHPHRFVHTHPGGRKTHDHAHGRVHDHEHPGHETEPHDHPHEKDP is encoded by the coding sequence ATGGCGGATATGCCGGTTTTCAGCGCGCACAACCTGGGGTATGCCTATCCCGATGGTATCCAGGCCCTGTCCGGGGTGGACCTGGACATTTTCTCCGGAGACCGTGTGGCCCTGGTGGGGCAAAACGGGTCCGGCAAGACCACATTGATCAAACTGCTCAGCGGGCTGCTGGCCCCGTCACAGGGAACCGTGTGTTTCAAAGGCAGGGCATTGACAAGGGACTACCTGGAAGACAGCCGTCTGGGCATGGGTGTGCTGTTCCAGGATCCGGATGACCAGTTGTTTGGGCACACGGTCATGGAGGATGTGGCATTCGGCCCGCGCAACCAGGGAAAATCCCGGAAATCCGCGGCCCTGTGTGCCAGACACGCCCTGCACCAGGTCCATCTGGCACATCTGGCCTACAAAGAGCCCCATAACCTGAGTTTCGGCCAGAAAAAGCGGGCCGCCCTGGCCGGCATCCTTGCCATGCAGCCTGAGGTCCTGATTCTGGACGAACCCACGGCCAACCTGGACCCGGCACAGGAGGCCGTGTTCCTGGATCTGCTCAAAGACTTTGCCGGCACCCTGATCTGCATCTCCCACGACCTGATTTTTCTGTACGAACTGTGCGAAAAAGCCGAGGTGCTGCATCAGGGCGGCATTCACCACAAATATACCCTGCGCGAACTGGTTTCCCGGCGGGATTCCCTGCGGGACCATGGCCTGGATTTTTCCTTCCGCCTGACCATCCCGGCCAGTGACGTGCCGGATGCCAATGGGGCACGGGGTCATGAAGAAAATGGCACCGGCCCCGGACACACCCCTTCATGTGAGTGCGCCGGAATCCAGGAGACCCATTGCATTCATCCGCCCCTGGTATGTATGGAAAACTATGAATATGTCTACCCGGACGGCACCTTCGGGCTCCAGGATTTTTCCCTGGATATCCATGACGGGGAAAAAACGGCCATTGTGGGAGAGAACGGGGCAGGAAAATCCACCCTGCTGGCCTGCCTGTGCGGACTGCGTAAAGGCAGTGGGGATTTGTTTTTCAAGGGAACCCGGGTGACCAAAAAACAGCACAAGAATCTGTGGCGACGGGTCGGGCTGGCATTTCAGGATTGTGCCGATCAGCTGTTCTGCGCCAGTGTCCAGGAAGAGATGATGTTCGGCCTGCGCCGCCTGGGGCTTTCAAGAGATGAGTGCCGGCACCGGGCCGCAGACGCCCTGGCCCGGGTGGGGCTGTCCGGATTTGAAAACCGGGTGCCCCTGCACCTGTCCGGCGGCGAGCGCAAACGCCTGGCTTTGGGCTGTGTCCTTGCCATGGACCCGGATCTGCTCATTCTGGATGAACCCACGGCCGGACTGGATCCAAGGGGAGAAGAACAGCTCATGGCCATTCTGGACACCTTTGATAAGACGCTTTTGCTGGTGAGCCATGACCTGTTTTTTATTGAAAAACTGACCCACCGCACCCTGGTGATGCACCAGGGTCGGATCATCAGAGATCTGCCCACGCATGTTTTCATGCAGGATGACAAGCTGTGCCGCTTCAACGGCCGGTCATTTTCCTATCGCCGGCGCACGGCCACAGCCATCCGACAGCTGCAGCATGAACATGAACACCGCCATCCCCACCTGCACATCCATGATCATCCCCACCGCCATGACCGGACCGTGCACGCCCATCCCCATGAGCACCTGCATGATCACCCTCATCGGTTTGTGCACACCCACCCCGGGGGCCGAAAAACCCATGACCATGCCCACGGCCGGGTGCATGACCACGAGCATCCCGGCCACGAAACCGAACCTCATGATCATCCCCATGAAAAAGATCCGTGA
- the cbiQ gene encoding cobalt ECF transporter T component CbiQ: MTDVAYISVPLWYLPLLVLIPAAAAAGVLPWLKRRARTRTVPENDPDWSIPPVAEGFGQGISVIHRWDVRCKIVTLLAYSFAVASLRHLSLAAAALGLSLVVLLISKVWFRKVMLRVVALTGFLGMLLVVMPLTVPVHPGDTLVVFGSMDWLVVNLRGVVLAATIAAKAMAIALLMEPLLSTAPLPVTLYGLSRLGVPDMAGQMVLLSYRYLHVFTHEARRMTAGMQARGFAKKTDMDTLRALANFLGMLFVRSFERTERVFDAMQARGYNGRFPSPCDLRIQWQDILKTGIWVAAGAALVFFDYLKG, translated from the coding sequence ATGACTGATGTGGCTTACATATCCGTGCCGCTGTGGTACCTGCCCCTGCTGGTATTGATACCGGCGGCCGCGGCGGCCGGCGTGTTGCCCTGGCTCAAGCGCCGGGCCAGAACCCGGACGGTTCCGGAAAACGATCCGGACTGGTCCATCCCGCCCGTGGCTGAAGGCTTCGGCCAGGGAATCTCTGTGATCCACCGCTGGGATGTGCGCTGCAAGATCGTGACCCTGCTGGCCTACAGTTTTGCGGTTGCTTCACTGCGCCATCTGTCTTTGGCAGCGGCGGCCCTGGGGCTTTCCCTGGTGGTGCTCCTGATCTCAAAGGTATGGTTTCGCAAGGTGATGCTGCGGGTGGTGGCCCTGACCGGTTTTCTGGGCATGCTGCTCGTGGTGATGCCCCTGACCGTGCCCGTGCATCCCGGTGACACCCTGGTGGTGTTCGGGTCCATGGACTGGCTGGTTGTGAATCTTCGCGGGGTGGTCCTGGCCGCCACCATTGCGGCCAAGGCAATGGCCATCGCCCTGTTGATGGAACCGCTGCTGTCCACGGCCCCGCTGCCCGTGACGCTGTACGGGCTGTCCCGGCTCGGGGTGCCGGACATGGCCGGCCAGATGGTGCTGCTCAGTTACCGGTACCTGCATGTGTTCACCCATGAAGCCCGGCGTATGACCGCCGGCATGCAGGCCAGAGGGTTTGCAAAAAAAACAGATATGGACACTTTGCGGGCTTTGGCCAATTTTCTGGGGATGCTGTTTGTCCGCAGTTTTGAGCGCACGGAACGGGTGTTTGATGCCATGCAGGCCAGGGGGTACAATGGACGGTTCCCTTCTCCCTGTGATCTGCGGATTCAGTGGCAGGATATCCTGAAGACCGGCATATGGGTGGCCGCCGGCGCGGCACTGGTGTTTTTTGATTATTTGAAAGGGTAA
- the cbiM gene encoding cobalt transporter CbiM codes for MHISDGVLPVAVTIGGYAVSAGLAAWSARRIHNRDLPKVAVITSAFFVASLVHIPFGPTSAHLLLPGLAGALLGPAAFLAIGLALLLQSLLFQFGGLTALGANALMMGIPAMICGWFFQTFKGSTLKRQTIVGAVAGAMGTVMAAAGLALMLMTGGEDFFGVAKIALAAHVPVIVIEGVMSGFTIGFLARVQPALLEPLFHKTAASAHD; via the coding sequence ATGCATATTTCCGACGGGGTGCTTCCAGTGGCCGTAACCATCGGCGGATATGCCGTCAGCGCCGGACTGGCGGCCTGGAGCGCCCGCCGTATTCACAACCGGGATTTGCCCAAAGTGGCAGTGATCACATCGGCTTTTTTTGTGGCGTCTCTGGTGCACATTCCCTTTGGTCCCACCAGTGCGCATTTGCTGCTGCCCGGGCTTGCCGGGGCCCTGCTGGGGCCGGCGGCTTTTCTGGCCATCGGCCTGGCCCTGCTGCTGCAAAGCCTGCTGTTCCAGTTCGGCGGGCTGACCGCACTGGGGGCCAATGCCCTGATGATGGGGATCCCGGCCATGATCTGCGGCTGGTTTTTCCAGACATTCAAGGGCAGCACGCTAAAACGTCAAACCATTGTGGGGGCCGTAGCCGGAGCCATGGGAACGGTGATGGCTGCCGCGGGCCTGGCCCTGATGCTGATGACCGGGGGAGAGGATTTCTTTGGAGTGGCCAAGATCGCTTTGGCCGCCCATGTGCCCGTGATTGTGATCGAAGGGGTGATGAGCGGGTTTACCATCGGGTTCCTGGCCCGGGTCCAGCCGGCCCTGCTGGAACCCCTATTCCACAAGACGGCTGCCTCGGCTCATGACTGA